One Alnus glutinosa chromosome 13, dhAlnGlut1.1, whole genome shotgun sequence genomic window, actcttaataaatatatatatatatatatatatatatatatatatatatatatatatatatatatatatatatatatatatatatatatataactaaaaaattaaaaataaaaataaaagagaaagggGTAGCTGTCGGTTGGCACCTAGAGGAGTGGTTGTTCAGGCCACCCgtgagccaccctagaggtgaTCGGGAGTGGTGCACGACCACCCCCCGatacctctggggtggctcgcaggctaGACCCAAAAGGGTGGTTGGTAGGcacttttttttagttttatatatttatatatttttttcccccCTTAAAAGTGATATGTATTGTAATTTTATTGTCGATGACATGCACTTAATGGAATatgtcaaatgttttaacagaatttgatttcatggactatattattttttggcaTATCATAAGGACTTATAAATTTACTTTGATATGACATataatgatttgtaatttaagccaattaTAAAGACTTACTttgtatttatcatttttttttgttatataaataataatttaaagcaACTATAGTAGCAGTAGTCTCTTTCGTTTTTATCagaataaaaattgaagaaatggcGAAAATCAAGCCGGCTAAATATGAGCTGAGCCGAGCCGTGAAGCCGAGGAGCAGTATAAAAGGTTGACCTATCGTTTAGGGCCGAGCCGCCAAAGGGACAGATATATTTTCGTATTTACAATTCAAAGGCTTTCGTTTTCGCAAACGGTGGAAAACTAATCATTAGCCCCAACCTCCGCGTAGCAAAaggtaaaagtgcaagcaaccAATAGGAttaggagagagaaagaagcgTAGTGGAAACCGGATACCGGCAACGGGCGGCAGGTTTCGGGCCCTTCTCGTGAGGGCCAAGGAGCTGGGGCCAGTCATTTGGGCGCGTGATACCTGCTGTAACCGCCAGCTATTTCCGTCCTGGCACTGCACCTTCCCCCCCTCACAGTGGAAACTTACAAAACCCCCGAAACTGCAGCTTTATCCGCCTGCCGTGTGTACTTTCTTTTGCAGATATCTCGCCACGTGGCGAGTCTGGGTTGTGTTTTTGGACTTACGATCGGTCACGCATATGGTTGCTCACTTACATTACGGAAGTGACTTTTGTTGCTTCCTAATGATAAGTCTAAAATGCCCCTCGGTCTCGTGTGTagagactagagagagagatataaaCGGATGAGGAGAGGAGAGATTTGTCTTTCAGCCTACAAGACTAACTAACTGGAAGGTAGGTGAGAGTTATTTTGTACGTCACGTCAGGTTGAGATCCCCTGGACTCGTCGCTTGTTGACTGTTAATAGTTACAGATGAAGAGATGGTCGGTCAGATCTTCTCCTTCTGTACATATTCACACTCCGTGTTACCACACGTGATGGTTCCGACTTTCCTGacattttctctctctgacCGCAACAGAAACCAGAACCCATCGATTGCACCGTCCTCAAAATTGACTATAATACCTTCTGAATAGCCCCCAATACCAGCGTCTATATGGGGGTAATAAGGTCAATTACGAAACGAAATGATTCCAAAACCAGCGAAACGCGAGCAGAATATAAAAAAACGCGTTTTGGCCGGCGAGCGTTTGGTTGAACCACCTAACAACCTCCACTTTCCTTCACACTTCTCCTcccttttaatttaattctctttaatgaaataaaaaaaaagaaatttcaattgaatatttgtttttaccACTAAAGCGTTAACATTTTTGGAGTATAAAACTACAAGTTTTCCTGTCTGAACGTTTTTTCGGTTTTCtaagcccctctctctctctctctctctctttctctctcataaATCCACTGTTTGTCTCTCTTCCTTCGTAACCCGTAACCGGAAAACCTCGTTTCTCGCCGGAAAACCAGGGTTTTCTCCGGCGAAGAGCCTCAGCGTCTCGCCGGAAAACCGGGGGTCCCTGTCTCATTCTCTTCCTTTGGTTAACATTTCGTTTTCCGTGGCTCGGGCTTAGGACGCCTCGGATCTCCGATTCTGAACCGGTCCGGTCTCGCTGGTGGCGTTTCGAGAGAATGTGGCGCGCCTGGTTCGCCTTGAAGGCTTGGTGTTGATTTTTTGATTGCTGGAATCGCGATCTAGGGTTTGGTTGTCGGGATTCGGATTCGGTTTGTGGTTGTTTTGGATTCTGTGCTCGGCCGAGCAAACGAAGACGGAGGCCTATACAGAAGGGCTTCGGAATGAGATGGTATGCGGTTCATGTTTTTGGTTCTGGTTTTCTCTCCGATTTCATGTTTAATTTTCATTATCTGAATTTTCGGTTAGAAATCTTGTGAAttcgttttcttctttttcattgtttAGATCCTGGACATTGTCTTCCTTTGGAGCggtttcaaaattaccatttttagaatttatttattttccaaattttttttttttgggggggttctGTTTTTGTAGAAATCCAGAGTTTTGCGTAATTGTTCATGCTATGACAAACGTATACGATGCATTTCTGAggagttgattttttatttatttattttgaaaaaagaaggttttttttttttttttttttttttttttttttttttaatccttttctatttttgtagtttcaatttttatttttctaattacgttttgattggggggggggggggtgtcaAGTAATCACGAGGTTGGACTTAATGATGATTTCAACGAGATTGTTCAATATTAGAATTTGGTTTGACTATAAATGGATAAGATTGAAAGTTGCCgttgaaaattaattatttggacTGGAAGAAGTTGATATGGTAATATCTACTTGGGCCTTTTTGCTTTGCTttgattgcaaatttttttggggtttggCTCACACGCGACTTATGGGTCAGTTGGTCCTCGTTTCTGATTTTGCTTGTGCCTTGTTTAATTCATGTGGTTCTTTGCTCcgtaatacatttttttttttaacgtatatttttgttgaaactACGTCGGAGATGATTAATTTTATTGGTCTATTCTCGAATTTTGATTGCAGTCAAAGATACATTTACGACTGTTCCATGTTTGTACATTTGATGTTTCTTTCCTGACCATTTCCACTTATACGTCGTAGATGAGGTTGTGGTCTGGTGTCTATCTTGGATTCGTTAATAGGAGACCAACTGAATGATTCTTAGTTTAAATTCTTGGGGCAGATTAAAAACTATTGTTGATAAAGATAATACGGAAAATTTGGTCTATGTTTTCCTAGGGTGCAGCGCATGCTCTACTCTCAGGTCTCTTAATACACATGCCCAGCAGTTTTTGTCAGAATATATATTGCACGATATTTGATGTTTTAACTGATTTCTATAGAAAGCCATTTTCTTATGTTGCAGTAGTGTTTATGTATCCAAACTAAGTTGAGGTTTGGGCCCTTATCCACTGAAATCTATTAGCAATAGCCCTTGATGTAGCAGTTTGTTGGGCCATAATTGATTGATAAATTTGTGTAAATGGTGGTGTTACTTCAACTTCATTATGTAAGCTCAGTgcaattaatgaatatttgtATGTTAATAACATGCATGGATCAGAGGTCAACTACTAACTAGGAGCTGTATTGAGTTATAAGTATGCAGTTCAGCTCTATCAGTTGCAACCATTTTTGAGTGCCTGAAGTTTTATTGCCTTTTGACAGGTAGAAGGAAGGGGCTGTTTTTCCAAAGAAGCTAAAAATGGGTTAGAATTTCTGAAGCGTAAAAGGCTTCAGCGAATGAAATCAGAAACCGTTACTCAGACTGTGAGGGTCACTAACGTGATGACTAGGAGTGGAGGAGATGCTTTGAGAGCTACAGGATCATGTGGTGTGAGGCTGCATGGTGGTGCAGAAGTCTTTTCAAAGCGCAAGGTTGACAAGTTTGACACAAGCGATTTAGAATGGACTGAGAAAATTCCGGAGTGCCCTGTATACCGTCCAACAAAGGACGAGTTTGAGGATCCTTTGGTCTATTTGCAGAAGATAGCTCCAGAAGCCTTGAGATATGGTAACACTCCCTttgtttatatgttttgaacAGAGACATGCTTGTCATGGTAgatagtgttagtattttgaaaTTACTACAACATGCACATTCATTACCACACACTCGCGTAAATACTCCATAAACAGTGGTGCCATTTGTCTTTTCCTCCTCATGGTTAAGATTTGAAGATAACACAACTTAAACTCACCACTGATTTTAGGATAGCCTGCAAATTTAAAATGATTGTTATGATTACAAAATTCTAGATTCTATAAGAATAATCATCTAGGGAGGGATATCTCGGACACTGCTTAATTCCCAAATTGACTACTCTTTTATATGTAGTATAGATTATCATTCTAATGTTTGGGCTTTTGTTTGTCTGGCATCTCTGGTGTTTTGTGATGgaaattatgtgtttttttcccttctcttttgGTTGCATTAGCTGATGCTTCTGAAAATTAAGTTGTGGAGCTCTACTGTTTCCTTCCTCATGAATGGAATCTTGACCCACTTCTCCCCCTTTTATATGATTGTTTCAGGTATATGCAAGATTATTTCCCCATTGAGTGCTTCCGTTCCAGCTGGGATTGTATTGATGAAGGAGAAATCTGGTTTCAAGTTCACAACTAGAGTACAGCCTCTTCGTTATGCAGAGTGGGACTCTGATGACAAGGTCACCTTTTTCATGAGTGGAAGGTGAGTTCCTTTATTATATAGAAACATGATATTTTGAATTGGTTTTTATTCTGGTTTTGAGTCTGAGTGTACACTTTTCAGAAATTATACATTTCGTGATTTCGAGAAAATGGCAAACAAGGTTTTTGCTCGTAGATATTGTAGTGTGGGAAGTCTTCCTGCCACATACATGGAAAAAGATTTTTGGCAAGAAATTTCTTGTGGGAAGACAGAAACTGTTGAATATGCATGCGATGTTGATGGTAGTGCCTTTTCAGCTTCTCCCAGTGATCAGCTTGGAAATAGCAAATGGAATTTGAAGGTTTTGATTCCTTTTAATACCTTTACTTTCTTGATTTTGAATAGAGGATCTTTTGCTTAATTTTAGCACCAAAGAAACAGCGGTAGAATAGTTACAAGTGGTTAAGTTTCAATAGCTTATCATCTCTATCTTTATGTATAGTGATTTTTCTGAGTTGGAGGATGATCTAGTGCTCAGTTTTGATTTTTAGTTGCTGTACTTTGCAAAGCAGTGTACTGAGGGAACTCGTCCTTCATTTTACAATTTAGGACAGTCATTGGAATTGGCACAAAAGCAATGCCCCAAATAAGGCCTGCACAACAAAGCCTACATAACCAATGGCATAATGAACAAAACATCCTGAGAAGCATCAAATAGAGGAAAAGGCAAAACCTGTAATGAGGATCACTTTTTCCATAAAACTTATACTTAACAACTTAAGATTTAAATAGCCTAAATATCGTGTTGTGGGTAGTCTCACTGAAATGTTGATTCAGTCATGGAAAGAAAGATCAAGTTGCGATTAAAAGATTTTCAGTTTTGGCAGCTTGAAGCTTTTCTTGTGTAGGACTCGAGTTATCGTTGGATTGGGACaaatttttatgttgttttatggATCACGTCATTAAGAGTAaagttaaattcaatttttaatttgactttTATTTCATGAGTTATTGTTAGTTTTCTAATGAAGGCAGATCTGTTATTTTTTCATGGCTCTTGCTTATTAGGGGTATTTCGGTAGTTGAGTTGAGTAAGTTTCCAAATCTCttggatttattttctttgagtcCAAATTAATTGGGTCTTTAGTGTACTAGTGAAACTAGaagtctttcttttcttttcttacccCCCTCCACCCCCTCTCTTGCAACCCCAAATTAAGCCTTCTTGTGACCTTTTGAAACCCCAAAACCCCAACataactttttctttccttaagcCACCACAAGCACACATGTATTCCCTTAAATGCAGCCCTACATCAAATCCCCATAGGATGAACAACAACTTCAAGGAATAGCATTTATCTTAGTGCAATTGAAGAAAAATCCTTTCAAGCTAATAGAACTTAAACCAGTAGAATGTTTATAGTCTGTCTTTGTAACTGGCTTAAAACCCTTAAATAAGCCCATAACTGTCCAATAGTAATTGGTGCCTAGGAAGATAGGGTTTCAGAACTAGAATTTCTATTAGCAACTTGATGGCTTTGATTGCTTGTAATCACTGTTTAGAGTTGTTTCATGCCAATTTTGGAGAAATTgatgcaagaaaaaaaagaagaaaaagaggaattaGGAGAAAATTGTAAAGGGGGAGTTATTACAATCAGTGATGTCTTTTTCGTGCTTTGTTCTCACTGAGAAAACTGAAATACATGCAAGACAATTGTGTGATCTCTTTTTCAATGTTGCAGTtcatttctttatcttttttcccCCCCTCTGATgttctttgtttctttaaatTGATATCTAGTTCCTCCATCTATTTCTGTTCCTCCAGGTCCGTCtccctaaaagaaaagaaaagttttttaaataaatattttctttctacTATTCACAAGTGCCCCCCCTCCCCCAACAAAAATGTTCCACACTATTTAAGAGccttctttaatatatatatatattttaattattgggTCTCTGGAATATCCTTCTACCAAGTATTATGTAATAATACTTTTTTCTGCTATTGCAGAATCTTTCACGGTTGCCGAAGTCCATTTTGCGTCTTCTGGATAGAGCTATTCCGGTACCCAGAAAATATGAATTTGTGCTTTGTTGAAGATTTTTGCCTTATTACCATAACTTGTGTTCATCCGCTAATATGCATTTGTTTCAGGGTGTCACTGACCCTATGCTTTACATTGGAATGCTGTTCAGTATGTTTGCTTGGCATGTGGAAGATCATTACTTGTACAGGTACatgtttatttgttattttagagTTTCAGTGGTCCAATATCTCTGCTTTGTATGttgagaaatattattatttttgttttatttatttattttttgggtttatgGCAGTATAAATTATCATCACTGTGGGGCAGCAAAAACTTGGTACGGCATTCCAGGTCACGCGGCTTTGGAATTTGAAAAGGTGGTCAGGGAACATGTCTATACTCGCGATATTTTATCAACTGATGGCGAGGATGGAGCTTTTGATGTTCTTCTGGGGAAAACTACTTTGTTTCCACCCAATATTTTGTTGGAACATGGTGTACCTGTCTACAAGGCTGTGCAAAAGCCTGGGGAGTTCATAATTACCTTCCCAAGAGCATATCATGCTGGATTTAGTCATGGTATGatttttcttctaaagtttGGTTATACCGCAGattaaaaacaagcaaaaagggTGCCTAcatgcccctttttttttttttttttttttttgtgcttatggaaggaaatgaatgatagaagttttgaagaagACCGGGAGAGGACGTTGGAGGAGATTTTATCTTTCTTCGTTAAAACTTTGTATTTGTGGCAGCTGCTTATGTGTCTCAAACGATTAATTATAGttatttccttgttcttttttctactCCTAGAGTTAGGTGGTTTCTtctgtatacttcctgtgtactttagggcgccttacgcttttattgATATTTATTGAAtacgtataaaaaaaataataggcaAAAAAACTAATAAGTAGAtgttccatctctctctctctctctctctctctctctctctctttgttcttATGTCAGAATTTGTGAAAGATACTTATATTGTGGTGGAACTATAGGTTTCAATTGCGGCGAGGCAGTGAACTTTGCAATTGGTGATTGGTTTCCGTTGGGGGCTGTAGCTAGCCGGCGCTATGCATTTCTTAACAGGGTACCTCTGCTTCCTCATGAGGAACTTCTGTGTAATGAAGCAATGCTTCTCTATACGAGTTTAGAACTTGAAGATTTGGACTATTCATCTGCAGACTTTGTCTCTAATCGTTGGGTTAagatttcttttgtaaatctGATGCGTTTCCAGCATTGTGCCCGATGGGCTTTGATGAAATCAGGGGCTTGCACTGGTGTTTCTTCATTCTCGCATGAAACTATTGTATGCAGCATATGCAAACGGGATTGTTATGTAGCTTACATCAACTGCAACTGTTACATGCACCCTGTGTGCCTTCGCCATGGTACGCATTGCTCAATATGCTGTTATGGAGACTAGCATTCTTAAATTGATATGTTTGTTTATAGACTGTTTGTTTatacctcaatttttttttagcatttgcAGCacaaatccatcgttttgaatGGGGTCTTGACAGAAATTGGAGCATCACCATTATTGGTGGTTGATCAAATGTTGAAATTCATGACATGCCATTGTACCCATTCATAATGATGGATTTTTGTCCCAGCAAAAGTTCTATTGTCAAACAATGAATAAAATTCAATTTCTATCAGACACCGACACCCTTGTTTTTTATTGTCTTCTTGATTGCTTATGATGATCCTGATTGCCAACCCAGATATTGAGTCTCTTGGCTTCTCGTGTGGGAGTGATTATACTCTCTTTTTGAGGGAGGATATTTCAGAAATGGAAGCTGCAGCCAAGAAATTTGAGCAGGGAGGAGGGGGAATATCAGAGGAGATTCATCGGCATGCTAGAAGTGGTAATGACTTGGATTCGCCTCGGTTTTCACATATGTTTCAGAGAGCTGAAGAAGATGGATATTCTCCTTATTGCGAGATAAAATTTGAGTTGAACCCTCAGCTTTCTGTTACAACTCAGTTGTCACAAGAGGTAGAGTGTGTTGCTGATAGCCAGCCCGTGTTGAGTTCTGCCAAAGAAAATATGAGATCTGAAGTATCTGAAGCCTCTGTTTCTTATGCTGCATCAACTCTTTCTTCTTCAGTAGAGCCTCTTGAGAGTTCATCTGTACCAAACAATGTAAGATCTAGCTCTCTGATTGCCAAATGTGGCTATCCTTTGTGATATCTCGTACTGAACAATTTGTGTGGTTACTTAAACTTCTGCACAAGTAAATTAActgtaaattaaattttgaactaATTGAAgttctttttgtatattttcttaaGCAGGTAAAGGGGAATGCTAACTTTAATTTTGGGAATCCTGACTCTAAAAAGTATTCTGAAGAAGCTTCACGGTGTGCATATGAATCTTATCTATCCTCACAGTCTTGTGATGAATATTGGACTTCACTTCCGAACAATCTTCATAGACCAGGGGTTAAGCCTATTGTGGATCAAGACAGTGATGATTCTGATTCAGAGATATTTAGGGTCAAGCGTCGTACTTCACTGAAGGTGGATAAAAGAGATGTGAATGAGGCCATGCGCGCAAAACATTCTGATCACCAGGTATATTTTGTAGATGTCTTATAATTTCTGATGCATATATTGGGGGTCTTAACTATCTGATATTAGGTACCTTACAGACTTTTCCACCTATATCTTTGCTGTGTAATTTATACTTTTCTCTTGTTTATTTTGCAAACAACCGTAGTTTTCCACCAGTATTATCATATGTACCTTAACCCTGAATTGTAAACTAACATTCTTCGGATTTATGATGGTGCCTTTTGAAACCTGCATCCTACATACCAAGGCTTATTGTTTTTAGCTTTACATTTGGTTGTAATCATGATAGTTTGGCTCATTACTTTGGTATCTATCTTAATACAACCAGGGGCTTAAACGGCTGAAAAAAGTCCAGGCTGAAGGGAGATGCGAGCAAGTGGTGCGCTCTGATTGCTGCAGAACCGATGAATCTAATTGTAAATCTGTTCCCCCTAGTAATTGTAAAGAAGCTCCAGATAGTGCTTTGAGGGACAGGTTTGGCAGAGGAAGTGGCATTCCCATTTCCATAAAGTATAAGAAGTTGGGCAATGAGGAAGCAATAAGTAGACAGCGAGAACACCACAGGAAGGATAGTAGGTATCAGCTTGAATTGGGAAAGGCCATAAGGGAACCACCCCCAACAGAGAACGGGCCGAAGCGCCTTAAAGTCAGAGGCCCGTCATACGTAGGGACAGAGAGCAGGTTTGAATTGAAGTTTAGATCACTAGAGTGACAAGAGAAATCTTCTTGGCCTGCCATATAATCTTGAGAGAGCCTGACTTTGCTAACTTGATTTTCTCTAATGGGGTTCTAACAATACGGATAATCTAAAAAGATTGATTATGGGAGCAGTGGCAAAAAAATTAACCAAGATTAGgattaaaatttatattctttGTGCAGGCCTCAAATTGGGGCAATATGCACGGGTGGTGATTCTTGGGGTTCTTCGGCCGGGGTGTTTTTCTGTGTCTTTGGCAGGAGAACCTTCCTGCAGCATGCTAGAAGGTTGATCTCATTAGTGAATGATgtaaatttgtttgttttttttttttttaatcactctGATTAATTTTTGTGGAGAAAGTGGGTGTGTACACCCATTGGTCTCTAATTTTAAGCTCAAGTCCCGCTGCATCCCTTGCTAGgttctttattcattttgtaGCAAATTGGTCTTTTGTACCTTGGACTACTTTAATAAAATGCAgagaaattacttttttctctttaatatattttattttcttctgttTGAGGTTTCTGAATAGAGTAATGATACATTCATAACTCCTCTCACCTAACTCTCACACAACCCTCTCACATTGTATGGGTCCCATGCATATAGGTCCCACATGTAAGACCCATATAATGTGAGAGGGGAGTTGTGTGAGAGTTGGGGggttgtaattttataatttctctTCTAAATATTGTACATCTTGGTTGGAACTTTGTTTGCGTATCCCAGTGGGAAAAGGCATATTATTGTTCCCATCATGGAGTCAAATCTCACTAGTCATAATTGTCTTTGTACAGAGCAAAGAATATCCTATAAATATTCTATTAACCCTTGGATCAGGTTTATTAAGTAAGGCCCATATATGAAACACTAGAAGACCCAATCTTTGGGTTGGATGCTTGGGCCATATTTacattataattatttatttatttatttaccaactcaaaataaatacataaacacaattttaaagttTATTCGTACTTTGTTGTAAGGCATATGGATTCTATTTCTGtgtaaaaaataagaataatatctAATAAGCATTTATGTAGAGAAATAAAGAGCACTTAATTTAAAGCAGAATTAAAGTATTTTAGAAGGGGCTAAGGAATCTAATTTACATCTTGCAGCTGCTAATGAATCTGAGTGCTATGTCCTAGTGTTTTTTAATTCTGTCCTAATTACCAAAAATAAAGTAGTGGTGGCAAAGTGCAATCCATGCCTGTTGCTTTCAGCTTTTCGTTGAGTCctaattaaagaatatatatatatatattttgaaaaaaattctacTAAAACACGACTTCTAATAAGAGATTATATTCACATTTAGCCGATAAATGATGTAGCAACGTGGGCTACAtggttgggttgggttgggttggtTTGAAGGCAAGGCCCAAGGTTGAATGGGCTAGAAAAAGCCAACTTGATGGGTTTGAGGGATTCAATCCAATCTTTTGTTAGGCTCAATGGGTTGATTTGTTGAACCTCTTTTACACTGTGGCCTTCACATGTGACACACCGTGCCAGTAATTAACCATGTTCGTTGCTCCAAAAATACATTTGATGTTTGATTGAACAAGAATAATACGACTCAAACAAAatagattaatatatatatatatatatataacagattaattttttaaattggggCTTTTCTTTTTACCAAGATATAGTGACAGAGTCGGTCAAATTAGAGTTAAGTTTAGTCATTGAGTCTATTTAAATGAACTATTGTATTTTAATGGAGACACATTTGATgaataattaaactaattttGTTTGAGGTGTGActcatctttttcctttttttttttttttggtcatggGTGGGGTG contains:
- the LOC133854190 gene encoding lysine-specific demethylase JMJ13; amino-acid sequence: MVEGRGCFSKEAKNGLEFLKRKRLQRMKSETVTQTVRVTNVMTRSGGDALRATGSCGVRLHGGAEVFSKRKVDKFDTSDLEWTEKIPECPVYRPTKDEFEDPLVYLQKIAPEALRYGICKIISPLSASVPAGIVLMKEKSGFKFTTRVQPLRYAEWDSDDKVTFFMSGRNYTFRDFEKMANKVFARRYCSVGSLPATYMEKDFWQEISCGKTETVEYACDVDGSAFSASPSDQLGNSKWNLKNLSRLPKSILRLLDRAIPGVTDPMLYIGMLFSMFAWHVEDHYLYSINYHHCGAAKTWYGIPGHAALEFEKVVREHVYTRDILSTDGEDGAFDVLLGKTTLFPPNILLEHGVPVYKAVQKPGEFIITFPRAYHAGFSHGFNCGEAVNFAIGDWFPLGAVASRRYAFLNRVPLLPHEELLCNEAMLLYTSLELEDLDYSSADFVSNRWVKISFVNLMRFQHCARWALMKSGACTGVSSFSHETIVCSICKRDCYVAYINCNCYMHPVCLRHDIESLGFSCGSDYTLFLREDISEMEAAAKKFEQGGGGISEEIHRHARSGNDLDSPRFSHMFQRAEEDGYSPYCEIKFELNPQLSVTTQLSQEVECVADSQPVLSSAKENMRSEVSEASVSYAASTLSSSVEPLESSSVPNNVKGNANFNFGNPDSKKYSEEASRCAYESYLSSQSCDEYWTSLPNNLHRPGVKPIVDQDSDDSDSEIFRVKRRTSLKVDKRDVNEAMRAKHSDHQGLKRLKKVQAEGRCEQVVRSDCCRTDESNCKSVPPSNCKEAPDSALRDRFGRGSGIPISIKYKKLGNEEAISRQREHHRKDSRYQLELGKAIREPPPTENGPKRLKVRGPSYVGTESRFELKFRSLE